The sequence below is a genomic window from Humulus lupulus chromosome 3, drHumLupu1.1, whole genome shotgun sequence.
GGGCACTTAGGACCAGTTTATTCAGCTTCTTTTAGTCCTATGGGAGATTTTATACTTTCCTCTTCAGCCGATTCAACAAGTACAGTCATttattctctctccctctttccCTCTTTGTTTTGTTTATGAAAGAATTACATTGTTTTCGTGCAGTTCGGTTATGGAGCACTGAACTAAATGCAAATCTTGTTTGCTACAATGGTCATAATTACCCAGTATGGGATGTACAGGTATATCTCATCATTTTCAGTTGTAAATTGTTCATATTAGCAGTTCTTTTGCATCTCTGCTGTTGATTTGACATGAAATGAGTggccaatatatatatgtgtgtgtgtgtgcattcTCCTTTTTAGTTTCCTTTCTTGGCCACTTAAACATTTGCCCTCTATTTGGAATTTGGATTCTAGGATGGAAAAAAGAAAATCCAAAAGATTTTTTTCTCTCTTGTTTGGATTCAAATAAAAATTGAGATTTTTTTTCTCTTGTTTGGATGCAATTTTCTAAAATTTAtaacttttataaatatattgaatAAGGTGTTATACAATTTTAGATTTTCCTctactttactttttttttctctcaaaaagAATTTGCTTCTTTAAATTCAAGTTAAAAAAAAAGCGATATTAGGGGTATTGGTTTTACTTTTGTACCTATTCAATTACTTGTGTTATTACTATTTTCTGCCATACAATTGTTTTGACTTCTTTACTTTGTCTCTTCTCTTTCCCTTCACCACATTAAATAATGGTCATCTTTCCTTAGTAATGATTTTAATGTTATATAATAACTTCTTTGGTTATGAATTCTCGGAGCAGTATAGTCCTGTAGGACACTATTTCGCTAGTGCATCACACGACCGGACAGCAAGGATATGGTCTATGGAAAGAATACAACCTTTGCGAATAATGGCAGGGCATTTATCTGATGTTGATGTTAGTTTCTCTCTGACTTTATTACGTGTTATAAAAGGGAACTAGTATTGCTTTGATGTTATTTATATTGTTGAACAACAACAACCTTAATCCAGAAGAGTGCTTTAATGTTGTCTAAACTTACTGATCTAGTCTAGTTCTTATACACTAATTCTGATTGAGGTTTCATTTATCATTATCAGTGTGTGCAATGGCATGCCTATCTCATTTCCCTTGTATTGAAGCATTTATCTATCTCATTTCAACATTTCATGTTTAAGGTGTAAAATTTGAGCCTCTCTCTGTCATTTTAGATTTTCTCTAGAAATCCAAGTGTCATcttttttttctgcaattttggGTAAAATCTGAATCTGAATCTCATATTATAATTGTAGCTCTCTCTATAAAATTGTCTACTATATTCATATCTATGTTAATGAAGCAACTAGTAAATTGTTGAAACAATAAATTGCTGCTAGCGTAAATTGTTGAAACATTCTCTATGCCTCGATCTCTTTTTGCTATGTAATCTCCTTTGCTTATGAGTAATTTTATTGATTTGATTTATCAATTTTGAAAAACTAATTATTATAATAGTATAACTTGTAGCTTTTCTGCTGTCATGATAAATTTGCCAAAGGATCATTAAGTGTTGACTGCTTAGGATACTTTTTGTACTCACCTTTGATGACACTTGATCATTGTAATTAATATGCAACTTATATGAGCATAGAAGAGGTCTCTTTGACTCACTGGATTAGAGAGTGATAGATGCCAAGCTTTTGAACTATTACCATACTGTTTATTTGACTAAATTTTgcagtgttttaaaaaatttcagagcaacatcatgaggaggtttgccttggaaacctgaggagatttcaatttagagagcttcagatggcaacaaataacttcagcagcaagtacttggttggatgatgaattgaaggatggagcaagtttcatgcatggtttacttttgtgtattttgtaatgtttttgtttttcatttttaaagtaaaaaatgttcaagattatattactttattatgttatgctttcaaatttaagttagaactaagatctcatgaattagacatattcatggtttgaattagttattgattaatgtaatacttgtggtttatcaatctattgagaattacattttatgattaattttgattttttttttatcaaaatacaataatgaaaatcttttaattaaaaaaaaaccttataagtatatttatcaaaataaaatttaaaatatattatctacactaaagtaacaaaattttattactagacttttaatatgttatgatttaaaaacatattataagcgtaaaaaatcgttatggtttatataatataacaaactaaaaatgttatcaaaataatcaaatgtaacagttgaaaagtgttatgaaaaaagtacaagattaaacttcaaatttataataaaaaactctatctaaatgttattatttgaatattatagcacctaaaaatgtgttattgaatagtttaagataacaccgaacataacattcaaaaaatgttatagaaaagactggacttttaataacatgggctacgttagcattttcagaagtgctatcaatagtcccagatagcactttttaagtgttataaatactgttttttcttgtagtgttagatactatttttgagaaaacatacataagaaatattcacaactttattaaaatctccaaagtaaatattgaaatacataaatgtggggtatgggatcctattgttttaaaataaaacataactttaaactaaaggaaattgtttacaaagctaaatgtggaaaatacataaaaacataatttaaagagactaaaaataacgttgtCCTCAAATCGTCACGCAgcccatcgaatcccttcatccttaatacacaagccaagctactacCAATCATTCtgcccatatctattttcctgcatacataaaaataaaggagtgagcctaatgcccagcaaggaaaatctactaacacatatagaaaaaaacataaacataagactacaaaacatatgactataaaacatgcattataatggccatcatacttcttgggacttgctagctaagcaatcatatgcccataaatttacggggcttatTTATcgaaacaagtcatataaatttatgaagctcattatctaaacaatcatatgcccaaggaatattttattgggacttgttatctaaacaagttatatgtttgttatctaaacaaattatgtgattgttatctaaacaaatcatatactaaaacaactaaaaacatatcatacatataacttaaacatatcaaaacataaaagcatacaaaatctatcctattttccttaccaataccgggatttatgagaacaaggacggaatTCGAAACACTtctaaaaccaataataagaatgTGAGCAactctaaagaaagagatgataaagaaatgaactaaaccaccaagatgaaacttaccgacaagaaaccttaatttcaaagaacttgaatacctaaccaagaatggaaacaatGAGTTacgatttgagtaaagaaaactaaaggaaactaaggaaccttacagaaatgaacttaagattatgaatacctttgaatgtactataaccgaactacaccttgatattgaaaataCACTACAAATCTCACTTCCCaggtgtttataaagcttaagatgataaagtttttatcccaacccaagtgtttatcactctattgTAGccctagcaacttgaaggctctgacaCAGCttaaagaatgagagaaatggctgggcactaggtcctatttatagagttcaaggagtgaactatctccttttagcttgaatgaaaataatgagtattaattgaaaaatatttgaatattcgttcaacaggtgctgaagacttggtcaaaacgttcagaggctagtcaagaggttagggAATGAATCAGGCTCGGTTTCAACAACGTTTGAAAAtatggccctagggccgatatatcgcccatcataggcgatatatagCCTGGCCCTATGTCCTGAATACTCGTCGTTTTGTTTGTGCAAACTTGACGTGTTTTTCTTATTCaccgtgtggcgatacatcggctcctatgctgcgatatattggcatatgtgaatatattaaacacgtaactACACTTTTTtaacataatttgaattgattaattatgtttgactgagtaatacgagattccagcaagttctggaagggtctagagcttctagaaacttcaatttttgaattatccacttaaaatgcttaaatcctgaaataaacaagattgtgacaaatgtcatgctcttaagggtcttggaagattctagagctttcttaaactttcttttatttaaactataattaaatccttgaATAAACATGGACACggcaagtgtcatgatcttattaattttatctaaaccttatagtataataaataacatctttataatcaactatattaatcaaaccttatgttataattaatattcttaaactataggctaaacttataaaatctataagtgttgctacgagtgttcaactaagtcatgacttgaaccaaaatccacagtagttatcatactataactactactagctactactacaactactactactactactactactactactactactactactactactatctaactagcaaaGTAAAGTCCTAGGACTCTACAATGTACATGTGGAtggaccttttgggaagccgttttgtttttggaaatgttgtgttattttcataaactaggctcactttacacttcataaactatgtttgtattaaatgttaagtatggacATACAACTTTTGAAAAGTTATTTTacatgggtttttgagacattttgttaaataaaaacgtttatatttccgcattatcgagtcttgaaaattcgGTTTGTTACaatctgcacgttcgtgatcaacttaACTATGGTCTAacgtagctcatgaacgagcttcaaattattgagcctatcatgggtagacctagtaaaggaggagaaaataagactacttctattgttgctgatccagctaaggctgaagctaaccaagcttcgtcttcaaaagcttgaaacaagaggaaaggtggacaaaacaacaaccccaagctaGCCAAGGctacaaagatgagtgcacaaccaaatggacagacgcctaaggggaagaacaagaaaaacaagaaaagtaaaggcaagtgttttcactgcaaatagaaggggcattggaaactgCATTGCCCCAACTTTCTAGccgctaaaaacaaaggtaatgattatagttcatttatcttggaaacatgtgttttagaggatgataaatctgtttggattattgattctagatctcctaaccatgtttgtaactctttacagtttCTTGAATCGTGAAAGGCAGTGGAcaaaggcagcttaaagcttagagttgggaacagagcattcgttgcggtccaagctagaggaagagctcatctgaagttcaaaaataattactttattttaaatgatgtatttttcattctggattttagtagaaatttaatttcagtttccatgttgcaattagaacaatttgttttgactttcacaagttctaatatatctatttctttcaatggatcacaattgtgtattgcatgtttggaaaacaggctttatattctacaacctaatgaacccctcgctcgtaacaatgatttattcaaagtagctaaacctaggaccataaacgtcaaaagaccgataacgaaaATATGaagtatttatggcacttgagactaggtcacattgactatgataggattcaaagacttacaaaggacgggcctttgagggaactcaccttaggtgaattaactgtttgtgaatcttgtctagaaggcaaggtgaccaagcgtccattctctgcaaagggtgataaggccaaagaaccacttggacttgtgcattcaaatgtttgtggacctttgaatgtgtatgccaggggtggttttgagtatttcgttactttcattgacgattactctagatactcatgtccttacctaatgcataggaaattagaaattttttcaaagtttcaagaattcttagcttggctcagaaccaattaggtaaaatggtAAAGATCTTGCAAATttataggggtggagaatatttggatattcagttccaagatcatttaactaaattgggattttatcacaacttactgccccaggtactctgcaacaaaatggtgtagcagaatgcCGGAACAGAcctttattagaaatggttagatgcatgcttagttacttaaCTCTGCCAACTTTGTTATGGGGGCATGAAATTGAAAccacgaatgacattctcaatgttgtgccatcgaaatcaatccccaaaacacctttagaacgctggaatggtcatgaacctagtttacgccattataaaatccgggggtgtcccgcccacgtcctgaggaaaaaggaaggaaagctagaaccgcgaactaaagtttgcatgtttgttggctatcctaaaggtactcggggttgacttttctatagtcattcataaaagaaagtgtttacttctgcgaatgctacttttctggaaaatgactatgtccaaaacttcaaacctcgtagcaaagttgttttagaggagatggttaaagaattgactacaaccaatgttccatcgtcatcaatctgagttgatgatgaaattctcacTCTTCATGTTCAACTAatacaagtcgatttaaatgaagaaagtaccactgttcctgagcaaacagtcacgtagcctcgtcgtagtgggagggtttctaggaacctagttcactatggtttggatggtgaaaccaatatggttattggtgacactagtgatgatgatccattgtctttcaaacaggcaatggctagccctgaaaaggaactatggctcggagccatgaaataggaaatgtagtccatgtactcaaattctgtctgggatcttgtggaagcacctagtgaattTAGGTCCATTGGTtgaaagtggatctacaagaagaaatgaggtgttgatggaaatatcgacacttataaagcttgattagtgacaaagggttatacccaaagagaaggcgtggactatgaggaaacttttagtctggtagccatgctcaagtccattcgcatcctcctatccatagtagtcgctctcgactatgagatctggcaaatggatgtcaagacaaattttcttaatgggaagcttgacaaagtcatttatatggatcaaccagatggttttaaagtagctggacaagaaggaagattttgcaagttgaataagtccatttatggacttaagcaagcttctcgttcctggaatcttaagtttgatgaaataatcaagacctatgactttgaacaaaatattgatgagccttctATTTACCAACTGAAAACAAATCAAATAGTgttattcctagttctttatgtagatgatatcttactcattggaaacaatgttaagaaattatcaaatgtgaagaattggctaagcactcaattccagatgaaagattttggtgaagcaagttatgttctaggtattgAGATCATCAGAGATAGAAATAACATACTCTTatctctatctcaagtagcttacatagataaagtgcttgaacatttctcaatcacaaattccaagaaaggtcgtttaccatcccgccatggaattcatctttcaaagaagcagtctccccagaccccttaagaggaagatgcaatgagaaaagttccttacgcatctgtagtttgaagtctgatgtatgccatgatGTGTACTAGGGGAGACATCTACTATTccatgggagtagtgagcaggtaacAGTTGAACCCAAGtccgaaacattggatagcagttaagcatatcctgaagtatttacgACAAacaagggattatatgttagtctacaagggtggtgttttgaaccctgtaggctacaccgattcagattttcaaactgatgttgatgacaggaagtctacttctggaatggtgtttactcttgggggtggagctgtgatatggagaagcgtaaagcagtctgaaatcttagattccaccatgtaggttgagtacatagccgcatc
It includes:
- the LOC133825426 gene encoding transcription initiation factor TFIID subunit 5-like encodes the protein MLGDDDANPNEFGSNGGKRPYTLFQGHLGPVYSASFSPMGDFILSSSADSTIRLWSTELNANLVCYNGHNYPVWDVQYSPVGHYFASASHDRTARIWSMERIQPLRIMAGHLSDVDCVQWHAYLISLVLKHLSISFQHFMFKV